The Burkholderia sp. NRF60-BP8 genomic sequence CGATGCCGCGCTGTACCGGGCGAAGGATATGGGGCGAAACCGGGTCGTCGTCGCCTGAAAACGTCTGCTGTTTGGCTAATTGTTACGGTCATTGTGACCGGAATAATCCGCCGTTACGGATTGCGTGACAGGGATACCAACGCTTACAGCCGGTGTTGCGGGCGCTCGCTATGCTGGGTTCCATATCGAACCCGAGCAGGTGAACGCGATGAAGAAGACCCTTTTGCTGATTGCCGGCGTCGCCGTGTTGTTGAGCGGCTGTATCGTGGTGCCTGATGGTGGCGGGTATTACGGGGATGGCGGGTATTACCATCATCATCGTCATTGGGATTGAGATAGATGCAGGTCCGGACGCCTCGATCCGGACTGCACGCGATCAAGCCGGCGTCGCCTTATCCGGCATGCAAACTCAGGCGATGCCCGCGGCCGTCATCGGCGGCGGATACGCGGAAGGCGAGAGATTGCGGATGATCAAACGGTCGAGTTCGGCTTGCGCCTGCGCGATTTTCGCGTCGGCCGCGACGATTTTCCTTTGGTGGCGATAACGCGCCACGAGCACCGACCCGACGATCACGACACCGAACACGACGTTTTCGACTGCCGGCGCATGGTCGGCCAACTCGCCGGCCACGGTACCCGCGACCGCGCCGACCAGCACGCCCAATATGGCGGCGAGTATGCCGTCGACGATCCAGCTTTTCGAAGGGTATTTGAGCCGCGCCACGTTCATTGCGACAACGGCATCCACCATACCGTCGACGTCGCCCTCTACGGCGTCGAATTGCGCCTCGATGGCATCCATCAGGCTTTGGGCGCGCGCCTTGTCCGGTTTGGCGAGCGTCCCGGCATTGGAATAGGTCAGCAGGATGCCGTCCAGTTCTGCCCATGCGGCTTCCAGTTCGGCGGATACCCGGCCTTCTTCGCGCAGATAGTTCCACCCGGTATCGACATCGTTGAGATCGACGTATGCGCCATACGACGCGCAACATTTGAAAACCGCGAATGCCCGACGCAGTTCGAGCCCCGTGGTGAAATTGTCATTGGCTCGCGATCGCTGGCTTTTCGCCATGTCGATAGTCGAGTTACCGGATGACTCGCTCCGTGTGCCGAATCGGAATCCCATGTGCGCCCTCTGTTTGTTTTGACGCCGGTGTTCGACGTTTTGATATTTCCCCGGCTGGCTGATTTTACGACAGGGCGCGTGATGCAAACGGGAGAGCGATCGGGAGCGGGTTTGGCGATTGGGAGTGCATGGCGTGCCAAGAACGACTTGCGAACTTCAAATGTGCGAGCATCACTTCCCGATACAAAACCTGCTGAAAATCACCCCCAGCAGGTCATCCGAAGTGAACTCCCCGGTAATCGAATTGAGTTGCTCCTGCGCGAGCCGAAGCTCCTCGGCGAACAGATCGAGCGACTGCGCGCGCTGCTCCGCGTGATCGGCCGCCTGCGCGAGATGCGCCTGCGCGGCCCGCAGCGCGATCAGATGCCGCTCGCGCGCCAGATAAACGCCCTCGGCCCCCGCCTGCCATCCGGCGATTCGCAACAACTCCGCGCGCAGCATGTCGATCCCGTCGCCGCGCTTCGCCGACAGATGCACCTCGGTCAGATCACCTTCCGCCGCCGGATGCTCGACGCTTGCCGGCACGCCGGTCAGATCCGTCTTGTTCAGCACGCGCACCACCGGCACGCCGGCCGGAAACCGCGCCGCGATCGTCTCGTCGTCCGGCGTCATCCCCGTGCGCGAATCGAGCAGATGCAGCACGACATCCGCGCGCTCGATCTCGCTCCACGTGCGCGCAATGCCGATCCGCTCGACTTCGTCCTCCGTCTCGCGCAGCCCCGCCGTATCGATGATATGCAGCGGAATCCCTTCGACCTGGATCGTCTGCGCGACCTTGTCGCGCGTCGTCCCGGCGATCGGCGTGACGATCGCCAGCTCCGCGCCCGCCAGCGCATTCAGCAGCGACGACTTGCCGACGTTCGGCTGCCCCGCGAGCACGACCGACAGCCCTTCGCGCAACAGCGCGCCCTGCCGCGCATCGCCGAGCACGTGCGCGAGCTGCGCACGGATCTTCGCGAGCTTGCCGCGCGCGTCGGCCGCTTCGAGGAAGTCGATCTCCTCCTCCGGAAAATCGAGC encodes the following:
- the mnmE gene encoding tRNA uridine-5-carboxymethylaminomethyl(34) synthesis GTPase MnmE, coding for MLATDSDPIVAIATAAGRGGIGVVRVSFGRGGEAAALPLIDALCGQKLASRHASYVPFLDAHGAPLDRGIALYFPAPHSYTGEHVLELQGHGGPIVMQLLLQRCLDAGRGFGLRLAEPGEFTRRAFLNDKLDLAQAEAVADLIEASTEAAARSAGRSLDGAFSRQIHALVDDVITLRMLVEATLDFPEEEIDFLEAADARGKLAKIRAQLAHVLGDARQGALLREGLSVVLAGQPNVGKSSLLNALAGAELAIVTPIAGTTRDKVAQTIQVEGIPLHIIDTAGLRETEDEVERIGIARTWSEIERADVVLHLLDSRTGMTPDDETIAARFPAGVPVVRVLNKTDLTGVPASVEHPAAEGDLTEVHLSAKRGDGIDMLRAELLRIAGWQAGAEGVYLARERHLIALRAAQAHLAQAADHAEQRAQSLDLFAEELRLAQEQLNSITGEFTSDDLLGVIFSRFCIGK